CCTCCTCAGCTCATCCAGGCCTTGACCAggcctgctctctgctggacCCTCTGCAGCTTCCCCCAGGTCCCCCGTGAATGGAGTGGACCACATCTGGACACAATGTTCCAGGTGTGGCTGTGGCAGGAGCAAGTGGAGCAGCACAGGACTTCCCCTCCTTTGCAAGCCAGAGGTCTCTCAACTCAGCCTGGCTGGTGGCTTGCACGATCTGTAATGATGAGGGTGCATTGTAGGCTCACGCTCAACCTGCTGTCCAGTGAAACCCAAGAGCCTGGTGTCTGTAAAGCCTGACACTTCTGAGTGACTGACGTGCCAGAAGCACTCCCTATCTGCACATTCACCACAAAGAACTTTCCAGTAAATAGAGATGTCTTTCTGCACTTGAAAATTTGCATAtagaaataaagtgaaatttCAGTATAAGTAAGTGACAGAGATCTCCACCCAATACCAGGGCTACTTGTTACTAAACTAGGTAAGGGAGCATAAGCATCCGGTAAAATTAAGTTTAtgtggtattttaaaaatgctccTTCTGAGGACTTGACATTCGCATGGCCATGTGCCAATACACACCATGATAGaagttacctttttttttcaatattcagTCCATGTggataataatttctttttcatacagTCTGAGGGATATTCTTTAAAGGAATGGATCTTTatttgagagagaaaatactTAGTAACAGGAGCAGATTTTCTAAAGTACGTATTTTAGAAGTGTCTCCATTTATAAGGCTCGTGCACTGAAAAGTTTGAAAGTCCTGACTGTTGCTTGAAAAATGTTTACATTCTAAGAAAAACTTTTATAAGCATTTCTTTTGAGAGCAGTTACTTATCCATGCAGTTAAATAGAACTTACACATTTTCTGCAATTCATTGAACTAATAAATTGCAATAAAGCAAGCAGCAAAGTGTACTAGGTCAGTTTCTCTAAAGCACAGAACAGCTTACCTGTATGAATAAATTTTATTTGCCTCAGGttctcagtatttttcttactgCAAAATCTCAACACACTTCAGTAATTCTCACATCAAAAACTACCTCATTTAACATAGTAAGACCTTCTTCTTCCAAGTTTTTCCCTGATCGGTGAGATTTTATACAACACAAATTgcttgctgcattttaaaagccCCAGTGATCACAAACTAAGATTGTAGCATGAAGCTTATTCTTGATTCAGATTGGTAAAATCTCACCAATTATGAAATCAAGATCAGTCTACCAAAGGTCCAAATACCATCCATAAAAACAGGGAGTAGCTCTACAAAATACCCcaataaaacagaattttaaatgttttcataaagAATCTAACTCACTccatactgttttctttttgttgttgttgttgttgttgctttggCAATGTGCACCTGGAAATGGGTATCTTCAACCATCAAATCCCTTCCTCTGCTATTACAGGCATCACATAATATCCCAGCATAAACATTCACAAGTAAGGAATGCCCCCAAGAGTCACCTTGCTGCAGAAACATTTCTCTGCGTGGCAGTTTTCCCTTTGGGATCTCCCTGGTCCACAAACTGGTCATGGCTGTTAAGTCCCTATGATATCTCCTGAGGTGGCTTAGCAACAATGGAATATTTGTGATGGATAGTACCCAGGTCTTACCCATCTTTTAGTCTGTCTGCCTGCCTCCTGGTCCAGCCATACAGGACACAAGTAGTTCAAGCAAAGATTATGGAGGAGGCTTTTAGTTActtcctggcagcagcaggaaatgaTCAGTCATCATCTCAACTGGcgtttcttaaaagaaaaagctgaactAGCAGCTATGGAAACACATGACCCTTTTTATGCAGACTAGGTCTTCTGTGTAATTCTTTACTGTTTCTCCAGTTAATAGATTGTACAACCACAAATGTCAGCATTTCCCTACTCCTTCACAGGAAACATGATCACATATGCTGAACTGCGCCTGAAGACGAAACCCAAAAGGAGCAGCAGATCAGAGACTTCCGCTTCTGGTAGTGTGCTATTTTGTTTGGTCGTTGGTTACTAACTATAGATGTAATCTTTCCTATTACCCAACAGTAAAAGTTGTTATCAAAGAGTCTTTACATACAATCTCTCAATAAAGAACTGATTTATCACTTaataaggtttctttttttcttttcctgggttCTCAGATAATACATTTTCCCtgtaaaaataatactgaaagagattttttaaatactttttaaaaatgcctttgtgCCCTACATTGAAAATTTAGCAAAGGAAAGTAAAATTCCACAGATTTTAGGAACCCTGCTGTTAAGTTTCTCTGCAGGAACAGTAACAGGGACACCTTTGGCTTTGGAAGTAGTGTAATACCCAGCCCTCCATGTGCAGTTAGTGTGCTGATGGACTGCCAGCCTCCCTGTATTGAAGGACATGTTCCAGGCAAGGTCAGGCCCCCAGAAAGCTGCAAGGGAACATTACAGAACATATCTCAGGCAGCCGGGGAGTGGGGGAGTTGCCTATCTATCTCATGCAGGCAAGGTCAGGAAAACAGCAGTTATGAAAGTGCAACTCTGCGGCTTGTGGAAATAGCACCTTGACCCCAAATTTCCTCAGGTTCTGCCTCTGAGTGATTCACTCTCACGAGCTGATGAGCGTCAAACAGCTGGAGAGATGCTTGTCAGACGTACTTCACTGTGCTATGGTGAcagtatgggtttttttgtcttttatgtgAATTCAGGTAAGTTAGCTTTCAGGCATGCTAACACAAGAGAGTGCAGCCAGAGAGGAGCAATGTACCACAGACCATCCCTGATACTTTTCCTTAATTGCTCTGCAGGGTCTTGCCAGGTGTGGGTGGCTGGGTGGCAGAAGGCAATGCCTGAGAAAATTAACTCAAAGGAGAGTGACTTCTTAATAGAGCGATTGATTGAAAATCACTTGCTCTATCAGACCAAATGATCTTTCAGTTTCACTTGCATGTATGTAAAATGGATGCAAATTCTTAATGAGTAAAATGTCCCTGCATGCTTGCAAACGGCAGACTGATCTCTCTATTGCTTCCATGTAAGAAACTCACATAGATAAAGGCAGCGTTAACAGTGCAAAGGCCTAAAGCcgcttttcttccctcctccctccaggCTGGCGACACAGGCGCTCAGCCTGGTTCTACATGGCACTGGTCCTGGGAGCCCTTGTGCTTGTCCTGCTAGGTGTCATAGCTGTCCTAGCCAAGCAATGTGAGTAAATCCTTTGTCTCTTCATTGCATACATGGTGGAACCTCAAAGGCAGAGTCATACCAAAAGAGAAATTCTCTTAGTGTTTCATGAAAGCTGTCAAGTTATAcacaaatacaggaaaataaatgtgacTTTCTATTTGCTACCTGTCATTTAACATATACAGTGCAGCTGAGGTGGAGTTGCTGCAGTCTGCCTTGTCATCAGTGATGCTGAAAAGTGTAGAAGGTTTCAAATCATTATGACAATCAAAACATTTGCACTTCCTGACTTAGCAGTTAAAACTTGCATCTATAATGCTACTTTGAGACCATTTTGCATCTTTGTAGGTTtgaacaaatgaaataaaaaccagactTCAGATAATTTCATTTAATCAGACTTCCCTGGTACTAGTAATATATCCTAATCTATAGCAGCATGCTCCAGCTGTACAAGAACTGTTCCAGAGGGACATTCATCTCTTAAGAGAAAAGAGTTTGGAAAAACTTCAAAAAACACATTCCTTCCAACTATCCCTAAAATCTCACCAAAATATTGTGTATTCTTTATGTAATGacaaacttattttctttttctatactGTCCATATTATTCAGCAGCTACACCCTTTGCCAGGGTATGGCAGTATACACAGTATACACACACTGAGTATGCTTATAACTGAGCGTGTTACCCCCCAgtgtatatgtacatacacatatCCTCATATTCACACAGTATAAGACTAAATTTCCTTGACCCTGTTGTTAACCataatctctttttttgttcaagTTTTGAAGTGCAGAGCAGGCAAATCAGAAAGTTTGTCCCATATTGGTGTAAATAGCACTGGCCATCACACCTCCTCAGAGAAGACTGTCTTGGTAGTGCTCCTGAAATGGCTCATGGAGGAACTGTGTGAAGATGGACAGGGTGAGGAAAGTTAGGCCTTTCCCAGCACAGAGGATGTGTTGGGTGCACAATTCTGTTGCCTCTGTTCTTATTTCTCTGACACTCTGCAGTGTTTGGTGTCTCACTGGTTCTACCCAGGGAACATGGCATTCCTGCACAGAAGTGATGACAGGATCTGAATTAACAGTTTATGACAatagttttgcttctcttttggTATAAATAGTTTCCAGTActttctttacatttatttctgccAGGAGCTTCTGTCAGAAATGCCATATCTTGTAGATCCTCCCATTGTTCAGGAAAACACTTTCCAGACAATAGTTGTTTGCAATAAGTGGGAGGTAATTTCCTATCCTTTTGCAAGGATCAGGAAGGGGAAGAATTTGTGGTCCTTCTATTGTGGATCTATTATTTGCTAACAAATACTAACCCTTTTCTAAGAACTGATTGTAACTGTGTTGCTTGTAAACATTAAAGGGAATATGGGCGATGTTCCTTCCAAATGCTGTGTGAAATGGGAAGTAGACTTGGGGAACAGCAGCGTTCCCCTTCTGTAACAGTTCTTTCTCCAGCTCCATGGACACAGTTTGGATAAGCACCTGTGCTTTCTGGTCACATCATGTGTCAAATCCACACAGTCCACATCACATCACACAGTGCCTCCTCACAGGGACTGCATGTGGGGAGATGAAAAGTGTCTTGTCAGCCTTTTATGTACTTCCTGCTGATGCTCTCCACGGGGGCaggtgcccagggaggtggagagcccagtgatGTGCAGTGGGAGTGCAGAAGTACAAAGCACCATGGCAAGGGAGTGGGAGATTGAGCAGAGGAATGGCACTGGAGCCTTCAAATCTCTCTCCACACCCAGTGAACATAGGCTTGGGAGTGGGGACAGGCTGCTTTCATGCCACGCAGGCACATAAACATAAAATGCTACTAGGCAAATGGAACAAGTCACTCTGTGAGCTAACTGTTCCCTTTCTCCACTCACAGGAGGAACATGCGAGCTGTGTCCTCCCGGGTGGCAACTGCACAGGAGCAGATGTTACTACTTCTCCGAAGAGGCTGTAAGCTGGGATGATAGCCAGAAAAACTGTCTGGCCAGGAAATCCCAGCTTCTTGTTATTGAAGATGAAATTGAAATGGTGAGTCTTTCAGCAGCCCTAAAATTGTGCAATGGGTGTCTGCCTTAGCCAAACATTTTACCAAGTGAACATAGCCCACATGTCAGGTATACATGCAGGCAAGTAAGAGCCCCATCAAGTGCAAAGCATCTGACTCTCCACAGACAGGAGCTTGTTTTGAGAGTGTCAAGAGAGTAGAGCTAaagaggagaggcacaagagaTGCAAGTGTAGAAACCAGAGTACTTTTGACCATGAGGAGGAAATGGAGGAAATTCCACCCATTTCCATTACTTGGCTCTGGGAAGAGAGGTCTGATTCAACCACTAAATGAGAATACAAACAGCCAGAcctctttctcattttcctttgagAAAAGTAGCTGAATGGCTCTTCTGAGAAACTCAGAATTCCCTGAGGAACAGGTCTCACCCTAAAGCCCAGGCTTTGCAACCTGGCTCATCAGGGTGAGGAGCATCACCGAGGGGTTTTTTGAAGCTAGTTAACCTGCGCACCAACTAGAATTAAAACTGCGGCTGGTCACATGCACATGGGCCATTGTAATGGGCTGCTTTGCGACAGCTGGATTCCTGACGTTGCTCTCCATGTGAGGACTACATGAAAAGCTGTGCATGAGACAGGGTAGTGACTTGGGCACAGCAGAAATGCTCTACTGTTGGGTAACATGCTTCTGCTTGTTCTACAGGAATTCATAGACAATAAAGAGAAAGATACCAAATATATCTGGATTGGCTTGAAGATTCCAGAAATTAAGAAACAATGGAGTCCAGTTGAAGATCCTggagtaaaagaaaacaggtcATGATCTGTGTGTGTATGCTGTCTTTGGCAATAGCAAAAGTATAGTACTTTGCATGGAAATTCAACTCTGAGTCCAAACTAATTTCCCAAAGCACAGATCTAGTCCTACAGCGTCAGGCACCTATTCAGGGTCTATTTCACAGCCAGTTCCAGCTTGTCTGGTTCCTGCTGGACATCTTTGgaaacatctgttttctgcCTGCAAGACCAACCACAGTCACAATTCATGTATGTATGAATGTAGAGGGATATTAACACACACTTCTCCCACTGATATTGCTATCAACAGACTCACTGACTTTACAGACCATATATTGACCACCGCTGTTGAAAGTGATGCCTGTCACATAGCATGGGTGCTAGGATCTGTGCAGCAGATCTCTTACCATTACAGTTCATCACTAAGGCTGCATGTGGAGCCTTTCTTTATCCTTCTTACACTAATGTTCCTGAGCATACATCCCTCAGCAGCCTGCAGTCATCTCTGCTGTGGGTGCTCATCCCACCTATGCATGGCTGCTGAGGAACTGGGCTTCAGTAGGTTACAGACTGGGTGCCACACAAACCCCTCACTCAGAATCTCatcaatatttttattcagtACTGAATTTAAAGCTGACAACTCATTGCATTCATTTCGTTCTCTCACCAGGAAAGCTATAAATAGAATTGAGACTGACAAGAATTGTGctgtttacagaagaaaaaacacaatCCAAGTAGATAACTGCCAGACTTTAAAGAAGTGGATCTGTAAGAAAAATGCAACTTTGTTGGTGCTTTGAGCCAAATCgtagaaatcacagaatagttagggttggaaaagacctgaaaatcatctagttccaacccccaatCATCAGACAACAGGCAGAGCTTTTTCTCAGAAGACCCATTTTACTGATAAAACAACGTGatgtaaataattttaagagACTTCCacagaaatctgtattttgctgttctgtGATCCCTAAGACTTTGTTTGGATGCAAACAGGGAACTCGGAAGCTGCCAGGTGCCTGTGTGAAGGTCATGCAACAGGACTGCACATCAGCATGTCTGGCTTTGGGGGTGCTGAGCCTTTTCACAGACAGCCattggcagcagctgcctctcaGAAAAGGCAAGGGAGAAGAGGTACTCGTGAAGATGAGCACTGTGCACCTGAACTGTGTGATGTGCAGGAAATTAGAAGCTGAATTCTTACTCATTTCCTAGAATTTATGCAATAATTTCAGGGCCAGTCAACAGGAGAATCTAAATTTCCAGAGTTTTACTACAATTTCATGTACTCTTTACCTTAACCATATGGGGTTAGTTGTGTTTGgaggaaacagaacaaaacaaaacctaacaTTAAAATCCAAGGTGCAACTCTACCATAACTGCACAGACTGGAGTTAGAGTCTTTGTGAGCAATGAGAGAGAAACAAGTCCAACATGGCTTTTGAAATTTAAAGCATTTATCTTGTTTTTGCTATGATACACACAATTAAAGGCAGCTGCAGTTTCCCAGGCACACTGTCTCATACCTGCGCTAGATGTGTAGTGTCCCTGTGGAGGGATGTGATTAATGTCTAGCAACTTGTGATGAGTAACCAACACATATGCTTGCACATGAGCTCTTGGTGTAAAGTCCTATGGCTTTTGCATGCAAATGACTGCAGCTATGGAACAAAATGAGCAATATGGTAAGACCTACAGACTGACACCTCTCCATCTGCACACATTGATGGGTAACACCACGCTTAACAGAGGTGCTAGGACAGAGATGCTAGGTAGTAGGCATGTGTAAGTGAGAGTTAAAAGGGCATAAGAGATCTTCAGTGAAAGAGATACCAAGTACATGACACAGTCTGCTGTGTTCCACTGGCACAGCACCATGGGTCTTCATTACTTTGGGGCTACAGACTGAAAAGTACAGTACCTTCAGGGTGGCTGACTTCTTTTCAAATGAATAAACAACACAGATTTACTCCCTCCAGAATGCAGCATCACCAGCTAAAGACTCATTTGAAAAACTGGTTttctcatgttaaaaaaaaacccagtgaaaaATCCCCCAAATTCAGTGCAGCGTGTGTTTGGGGAAGAGGAGTGGCTTGTTTATTCtaaacagagaagcaaaggcAAGGGAAGAGCCTGAAATGAGTAAgatatatctatctatctacagTATACATATCTgtctatatgtatttttatgtagATATATTTCAATTGAGGAAATATAACTTCAGGGTACTTAAAGCATATCCTTCACTATGCACTGGAGACAACCACTGGATTGCTGGTTTTATGGCAGATGTTTCTTGAACCATGCTGAATTAACAAGAAAGGGCCTTAGGAAGCTCTTACTGACATTTTAAACAGTCACTAAGTCTTGAGTAattccaccaattaaaaaaaaaagaaatggccaCTGAAGTATTTCATCAAACCCTACTCTGAGTAAAGTCAGAACATTAGTTCTTGACCCTTCATTTCTTAGCATGACAGACTTTGGATACTGAAGAAGATGCTAACTGCACCCCTTAAGATTACACCAGAGCTGTCA
The sequence above is a segment of the Lathamus discolor isolate bLatDis1 chromosome 1, bLatDis1.hap1, whole genome shotgun sequence genome. Coding sequences within it:
- the LOC136010488 gene encoding killer cell lectin-like receptor subfamily F member 1 — encoded protein: MAGDITYADVAMLPRERPHVPSQTSVPGNMITYAELRLKTKPKRSSRSETSASGWRHRRSAWFYMALVLGALVLVLLGVIAVLAKQFLKCRAGKSESLSHIGVNSTGHHTSSEKTVLVVLLKWLMEELCEDGQGGTCELCPPGWQLHRSRCYYFSEEAVSWDDSQKNCLARKSQLLVIEDEIEMEFIDNKEKDTKYIWIGLKIPEIKKQWSPVEDPGVKENRKAINRIETDKNCAVYRRKNTIQVDNCQTLKKWICKKNATLLVL